cccccccaaatgcacacactcacactcacactctcacacacacactcatacactcacacacgcacacacacacacacacacacacacacacacacacacacacacacacacacacacacacacacacacacatacacacacacacacaaacacacacaaacactcactcactcactcactcactctcactcactctcactcactctcactcactcactcactacataCACCccccaaatgcacacacacacacacacacacaaacacacacactcacatccatcatcaccaaatatatttataaggtaaaaattttctttaaATCTAAATTCAAATTTTATGTTTGCTGCAAGATTTGCAAGAAGTTGGATTTAAAATTCACAAATTGAGACAatttatacataatgtacataggTATGTGATCAGCAAGTATAACTGTATTCATGTCTGTAGGCAAGCCACATTTTACATCATGTACAATGTAAAAAATAAAGGGAACATACAAGGCAGTGTCCAAATTTTTCGACATCAGATATGATATCATTGCATGTCTAAAGTCAGCAATAAAGATTCCGGTTGTGTACTTTTTAACTATATGTTGATTTGCATGCAAAACTTTTTCCAATTCTCTGTAAGGCATAGCAAAACCAATTTTGAGAAAAGACatacttatttcttttatttttgcagTATCTACATATCTTCCCTGTtcaaacgatttttttctttctgataatAACAGTTTCAATTGAGGTGACAAAAAATAATTGAAGCACACATTGAAAATTCTCAAAAACACGTAGACATCTATGTAACCAATTATTTCTTCCAATACTGCAtacttttcctgtttgtttttcaAGTTGTAAGACGAATAGACACGAGAGTAAATAGCTCCAATAGGAAGATGTATAACTGATGTTTTTATATTACATCTTCATAAGAATAAAATCTGTCTGAAGAAAATGCAACATCAAAATATTAATTACATATTCTATACTGCCGTGTCATTCATCCTCATTCGTGCCTTTTCTATGTTTGTCACATAAAAATATAGACATTTTCTAGGGTCAGTATCATCCTTCCTGCAGCAGAGGCCATTACAAAAATCAACCTCTCCGCAAAATCTCAAATCCAATCCTTCACACAGTAATTTCGGCTTTGGGaggtaagaaaaatgaaatggcaCATGGTTAAAGGTATCTGGatattacagtaaaaaaaaaaaaaattgtacatgtaatattttcttttatatattcctCTTCTCAAAATGCATGCCAATGTACTGGTTTGAATAATAGCATTTCATTTGTACACTGATATGGTTCACTACTAATAACACTTCTTTTCTTGTCAAAAGTTAATGTCACAGAGTATGAGCTGTTATGTattccaaaaataataataataaaaaaagtattatgaaaatattaatattcaaaaatatttgtttgttatataAAAGTAAAACACCAAATATATTACAAACATAGGGCAAAGTCTTCCAAAGGTTCAAAAATACTTCATCTAGCAAAACATAACAGAAAGAtttgccaacaacaacaacaaaaaactactcAACAAATATGAGCTACTCTAGCTATCTGAACTTCTATAAGCCTTATCTAAAATCACCTGAATATTGGTATGAACTGAATGAAGCAAGGTCCACCTCAAGGCCCTCAGCTTGTTAGTCTCAATTCGTGAGTCTCTGCTGCCCTGATACCCCATCCAAGAAGAGGGGCAGGGCATTGCATGTCCAACACGGATGCCACTTGAGCTTGCGGAACTCGTCTAGGTTTTTATAGAAGTCATAGTATGTCTCCTTTATAGCTGTCTCACGTGGGAATCCTCGGAACCAGTCCTGCAGGAGGTTGGCCAACTCCTCCTTATTCTTGAAGATAAGTCCATTTTCATTGTGTTTAACCAGCTCCGGGAGAGCTGGGTAGTCAATGGCTGCCACGGGGAGACGACTGCCAAACATGTCCACCACCTTCATTGGAAGGTCCAGGCCTGAAGAAGAGTAGTGTAGGCACACACCCAAATCTGCAGCAGCCAGCAAGGTTGGATAGTCCTCTGCAGTCATCCAGGGAGTGATGACTGCTACGTGCATCCACATTCGTTCCGCCACCAGGGATGTGTAGTACTCCTTCATTGGCCCCTTCCCCGTCACCACCACAATAAGCGGAGGGTAGTGGTCTGGGAATTCATGCCGTACACCCTCATAGTCCTCCAGGGCATGGAACAGGATAGAAAAGTCTTCATCCTCTGTCCAACTTGTGGAAGACACCAAGAGAGCTGGCCTGTCTTCGCACTCTATGACACGGCCATCCGCATACCTTTCAGTAAATACTGTCTTGTCAGGTGAGGAACCAGAAAAGCATGAGTATGTTGTGGAAAGTTTCATGAAGAGATTGTGCTTCTCTTCGAGTGATATTGGATGGAATCGATCAGCTGGACGGTCATATAACACAGTCACCTTTTGGATGCCCCATTTCTGTGCTAAGTTAATCTTCATGGCTTTGGTGACACACAATCCCCCATGGGCCTGTTTACCAAAGATTCTCTCACATAAACTGTAAACAAAGACCAGGGGATGATTCTGTCGAAGATTAATAGCCATAATGGTGTACCCATAGTTGTGCCAGTCAATCAAAAACTTGGTCCTAGTAATGATACAAAAGAACCAGCATACAGGCATTGTGGGAATTCCAGGTGGGTTCTGCATGAGCAATACTTTACTCCTTGGGCTTGTCAACAAGGTAAAGAAGAGGATAATGGCTTGCCATAGGACCTTCATGAAATATGCTAGCACCCTGGGCAGATTGCCAAAAGCTGCAGGCGAAGGCCTCATATATGTGAGAGTGATATGTTCATCCTTGAGAACCTCAATCTGTGGTTTGGACCCAGCGAAGCCTACAAGGTTGACCTCGAACCCTTCTTCGGAGAGTGAAAGTGCATGGTAGTTCATCCGAGGGGAGTGGCCCAGGTCTCCCAGCACCACCAGCGTGACTTGTTCTCGTTTCTTGTCTCTCTGGTAACCCATTTCTGTCAATCCTGACTCACTAATctgcaaaaaataaaacataattcatCTTTAATTCTTCAGATTATTctagaataatataaatataaacttacaTTTGAGAAAATAATACTATTCACTTCAGTACACAAAAtttcaatatgaaaaaaaaaggacatcTCAACTAAACTAAGCAGATGAACCTTCTAGCTATGTTTACTTTGACTTTTAACATCATCTATGCACATGTTTATACCAAAAAACGATCTACAGACACTGAATGCATAGTTAGGTGACAAATCTATTCACACTTTTGTTTTTCAACACAATCATAGCTGTACCTATTTTTCCTGAAAATATACCAATATCAAACAcataaaatataggcctacatggTGTACACGAGCAAGTGTAACAAATTATGAATTACTTTTAGAGTCAGACTACACTTGGTAAAACTGAAATTGATACTGGAAGAAAATTTGGATAGGAATTTATGGCAAACTGAACAAACTCAAGAACATGAATCAGGTCACAGGAGAACTATGGTCAAATAGTCCTGGAAAAAacattaaacaataaaaaaaacattatagcaGACAAAAACTTGGTCCAGTAGAAAAAGTCAACTCATGACAGCTGCTACTGTATCAAGTTATGACTATACTGTCCCTCATGCTGGTAATTTCTTATAATATCTAGCATGGTCCAGCCTGCACTCATCTGGCCCTGGCTGCGGGGAATCAACCCTTTGAAATCAGACCTAATACCACTTTTTACCTAAACAATCATGTATGCTGCAGCAAAGAGCATTGAGATTGGGGCATGTTTATGTTGCCTGAAAATCTATTTTTACCTCAAACACCTGACTAGCATGAGGCTTAGTATGGCATCAGGAGCTTCTGCTGTGTGCGAGCTAAACAGTAAACTCCCAGCAAGACCATCACCTTGGATTCAAGATATTGATCATATGTCACTGCATAACTGGGGTACTATCATGGACATAGTGCAACAGAGCCATGCTTTACAGTACATTGTAGGCAAATCCCCAATGCAAAATTCAAACAACAGACTGTGATATAAAGAAAAAGTTCTGCAATCATATGCCCAGGATACAGTCACTTAAAATGAAGAAAGTAAAATTCTACACTGCCAGTATCATCTTGGTAACATCCTTGAATGACAAAAGGGAAGTGTGCTTTTTAGCCACACATGTTCACAATGAAGAATGCTGACTGAGTAATGAGAAAAGGTATTTCACCTGAACCTGTTCCAAACTGTATCATCAGCATCAGTCTTGTTGACAAAACTGATTCAACAATTATTAGTATCCACTGCAAGACcacaaaataatgcaaaaaactGTTTTTTCATCTTACCTACTAATATTTAATGCTCACATGACAATTAAGAAGGAAAATCTACATATCAGTATGCAGGAAAGAACACCCAACTTCTTGTCACCACTGAACACCAGACCATTCTAATACGACTGACTCATTTACctcagactgactgactgtcatCCTCTATAAACTCTATATTCCCATTatcaaggaaggaaaataaagtacCAATTCAAACAGAGAGATTCCTGTGCTGCAAAGAAAAAGTCTACGTCTAATGAGTCTGCAGTTTCTGACACAGTTTAATGCAAACTTTTCCAAACATTTCTACATTTATTGGTACAAAAATTTCCAAAACATTGAAACTCCATTTCTAATATCTAAAAAATGACCAGCACTCACTCAAAATTTAAGTTACATGTTCAAGGCTCTAATATGCTCATGGGTTAAATCAATGGC
The DNA window shown above is from Penaeus vannamei isolate JL-2024 chromosome 12, ASM4276789v1, whole genome shotgun sequence and carries:
- the Alg1 gene encoding chitobiosyldiphosphodolichol beta-mannosyltransferase isoform X1, producing MISESGLTEMGYQRDKKREQVTLVVLGDLGHSPRMNYHALSLSEEGFEVNLVGFAGSKPQIEVLKDEHITLTYMRPSPAAFGNLPRVLAYFMKVLWQAIILFFTLLTSPRSKVLLMQNPPGIPTMPVCWFFCIITRTKFLIDWHNYGYTIMAINLRQNHPLVFVYSLCERIFGKQAHGGLCVTKAMKINLAQKWGIQKVTVLYDRPADRFHPISLEEKHNLFMKLSTTYSCFSGSSPDKTVFTERYADGRVIECEDRPALLVSSTSWTEDEDFSILFHALEDYEGVRHEFPDHYPPLIVVVTGKGPMKEYYTSLVAERMWMHVAVITPWMTAEDYPTLLAAADLGVCLHYSSSGLDLPMKVVDMFGSRLPVAAIDYPALPELVKHNENGLIFKNKEELANLLQDWFRGFPRETAIKETYYDFYKNLDEFRKLKWHPCWTCNALPLFLDGVSGQQRLTN
- the Alg1 gene encoding chitobiosyldiphosphodolichol beta-mannosyltransferase isoform X2, whose amino-acid sequence is MGYQRDKKREQVTLVVLGDLGHSPRMNYHALSLSEEGFEVNLVGFAGSKPQIEVLKDEHITLTYMRPSPAAFGNLPRVLAYFMKVLWQAIILFFTLLTSPRSKVLLMQNPPGIPTMPVCWFFCIITRTKFLIDWHNYGYTIMAINLRQNHPLVFVYSLCERIFGKQAHGGLCVTKAMKINLAQKWGIQKVTVLYDRPADRFHPISLEEKHNLFMKLSTTYSCFSGSSPDKTVFTERYADGRVIECEDRPALLVSSTSWTEDEDFSILFHALEDYEGVRHEFPDHYPPLIVVVTGKGPMKEYYTSLVAERMWMHVAVITPWMTAEDYPTLLAAADLGVCLHYSSSGLDLPMKVVDMFGSRLPVAAIDYPALPELVKHNENGLIFKNKEELANLLQDWFRGFPRETAIKETYYDFYKNLDEFRKLKWHPCWTCNALPLFLDGVSGQQRLTN